One Gossypium raimondii isolate GPD5lz chromosome 3, ASM2569854v1, whole genome shotgun sequence genomic window carries:
- the LOC105794893 gene encoding probable protein phosphatase 2C 52 gives MGCSVSTSSRSTCSSGSRGEAVSPLCFEIGFCGTKRTKRTFSDHVITLQNLPSVPNRIFTNGKSRTSCIFTQQGRKGINQDAMIVWEDFMSEDVTFCGVFDGHGPQGHLVARKVRDALPLKLLSSMHSYQSRQNGSGGACLKGNLKKSDGSPEDRLNCLWKETFMKSYKAMDKELRSHPNLDCFCSGSTAVTIVKQGPNLFMGYIGDSRAIMGSKDSNGSMVAIQLTVDLKPDLPREAERIKKCKGRVFALQDEPEVPRVWLPFDDAPGLAMARAFGDFCLKEYGVISIPEFSHRLLTERDQFIVLASDGVWDVLSNEEVVEIVSLAPTRSSAARILVDSAAREWKLKYPTSKMDDCAVVCLFLDGKMDTESDYEEQGLSSATVQSNHSGNAIETDDGQKTELYLPRNFTVRSSEESDSYGRVAAEFEGNVEAVSTEDQNWSGLEGVTRVNSLVQLPRFSEERPNP, from the exons ATGGGGTGTTCTGTTTCGACTAGTAGTCGGAGTACTTGCAGTTCCGGGAGCCGTGGGGAGGCAGTTTCTCCTTTGTGTTTCGAGATTGGATTTTGTGGGACAAAGAGAACTAAGAGAACGTTCTCTGATCATGTTATTACGCTGCAGAATTTACCCTCAGTACCCAACAGGATTTTCACAAATGGGAAGAGCCGAACTTCTTGCATATTCACTCAGCAGGGTCGAAAGGGAATCAACCAGGATGCCATGATTGTATGGGAA GATTTCATGTCTGAAGATGTGACCTTTTGTGGTGTATTTGATGGCCATGGTCCACAAGGTCATCTCGTTGCTCGCAAAGTGCGAGATGCCCTGCCCCTTAAATTGCTATCCTCCATGCATTCATATCAGTCGAGGCAAAATGGGTCCGGAGGAGCATGTTTGAAGGGGAATTTGAAGAAATCGGATGGCTCTCCTGAGGACAGATTAAATTGTTTGTGGAAGGAAACATTCATGAAGTCATACAAAGCCATGGATAAAGAGTTGAGGTCCCATCCTAATTTGGACTGCTTCTGTAGTGGTAGCACTGCTGTCACTATAGTGAAACAG ggccccaACCTTTTCATGGGATATATCGGGGATTCTCGTGCGATTATGGGATCCAAGGATAGCAATGGTTCAATGGTAGCAATCCAATTGACAGTTGATCTGAAGCCTGATTTACCAA GGGAAGCTGAAAGGATCAAAAAGTGCAAAGGTAGGGTTTTCGCATTGCAAGATGAACCCGAAGTACCGAGAGTATGGTTGCCATTTGATGATGCCCCTGGGCTAGCAATGGCtcgagctttcggggatttttGTTTGAAGGAATATGGCGTTATCTCTATACCTGAATTTTCCCACCGGCTCCTTACGGAGAGAGATCAATTCATTGTTCTTGCCTCAGATGGG GTTTGGGATGTATTGAGCAACGAAGAGGTGGTTGAGATTGTATCCTTGGCTCCTACCCGGTCATCCGCTGCCAGGATTTTGGTGGACTCAGCTGCGCGCGAATGGAAACTAAAGTATCCTACTTCAAAAATGGATGATTGTGCGGTGGTTTGCTTATTTTTGGATGGGAAAATGGACACAGAATCTGATTACGAGGAACAGGGGTTATCATCTGCAACCGTTCAAAGTAATCATTCAGGTAATGCAATAGAAACCGATGATGGGCAGAAGACGGAGCTATACTTGCCGAGGAATTTCACGGTTAGATCATCGGAAGAAAGTGACAGTTACGGGAGAGTAGCAGCAGAGTTTGAAGGAAATGTGGAAGCAGTCTCGACAGAGGATCAAAACTGGTCAGGTCTGGAAGGTGTGACACGAGTGAACTCACTTGTCCAGCTTCCAAGATTTTCCGAGGAAAGacctaacccttaa